Proteins encoded within one genomic window of Candidatus Binatia bacterium:
- a CDS encoding aminoacylase: MPGFIDIHSHADWLLVSEDHGELLEPFVRQGITTIVGGNCGFSPAPLTERNRAAAQDASRLIRDEEIELRWQTMQEFLELLSRQGVALNVAELVGHGTVRAAVTGPLDPRVPGREELREMESLVRESLDAGCVGVSTGLGYPPGIFAGADELVECARWAAQSGKLFTSHLKAYSWISGVYDADPHELPHNLAALEEVLSASDRAGARVQVSHLIFVGRRTWPYYRTTLQRIEEYRSRGLDVAFDAFPYTAGNTTASVLFPPNILPRLEEVLESPSERKALGELARAVFSELGLDLGDIQIMKSNAPRFEKYNGLRVTEAAEREGMDPFEFYARLVVESRRMARVLIHTYSGDERDETALRAVLSHPLCLVETDTFVTRSGHQNPASYGTFPRVLGRYVAEGLFSFEEAVRKSTGGAAERLGWKDRGWVRPGCAADLVVVDREKLRDRATFENPAEPPEGIEYVFVNGKPVLFEGRYDPGARAGQVLRH, from the coding sequence GTGCCCGGTTTCATCGACATCCACTCCCACGCCGACTGGCTTCTGGTCAGCGAAGATCACGGCGAGCTCCTCGAGCCCTTCGTCCGTCAGGGCATCACGACGATCGTCGGCGGCAACTGCGGTTTCAGCCCGGCCCCGCTGACCGAGCGCAACCGGGCGGCCGCCCAGGACGCGAGCCGGCTCATCCGGGACGAGGAAATCGAGCTCCGCTGGCAGACGATGCAGGAGTTCCTCGAACTTCTCTCGAGGCAGGGCGTGGCTCTCAACGTGGCCGAACTGGTCGGCCACGGGACGGTGCGGGCGGCGGTCACGGGACCGCTCGATCCCCGGGTGCCGGGCCGGGAGGAGCTGCGCGAGATGGAAAGCCTCGTCCGCGAAAGCCTGGACGCCGGGTGCGTGGGGGTGAGCACCGGACTCGGCTACCCGCCGGGGATCTTCGCGGGAGCGGACGAACTCGTCGAGTGCGCACGCTGGGCAGCGCAGTCGGGCAAGCTTTTCACCTCGCACTTGAAAGCCTACAGCTGGATCAGCGGGGTCTACGATGCCGATCCCCACGAACTCCCTCACAACCTGGCCGCGCTCGAAGAGGTGCTTTCCGCTTCGGACCGCGCCGGAGCGCGGGTCCAGGTGAGCCATCTCATTTTCGTGGGCCGGCGGACCTGGCCCTACTACCGGACGACGCTCCAGCGGATCGAGGAGTACCGGAGCCGCGGGCTCGACGTCGCCTTCGACGCCTTCCCGTACACCGCAGGGAACACCACGGCGAGCGTGCTCTTCCCGCCGAACATCCTCCCGCGGCTCGAAGAGGTTCTGGAAAGCCCTTCGGAGCGAAAGGCGCTCGGCGAACTGGCTCGGGCGGTCTTCTCGGAACTCGGCCTCGATCTCGGGGACATCCAGATCATGAAAAGCAACGCCCCTCGTTTCGAGAAGTACAACGGCCTGCGGGTCACCGAAGCGGCCGAGCGCGAGGGAATGGACCCCTTCGAGTTCTACGCCCGCCTCGTGGTCGAGAGCCGCCGGATGGCGCGGGTGCTCATCCACACCTACAGCGGCGACGAGCGGGACGAGACGGCTCTGAGAGCCGTCCTCTCGCATCCCCTCTGCCTCGTGGAGACCGACACCTTCGTGACGCGCAGCGGCCACCAGAACCCGGCGAGTTACGGGACGTTTCCTCGGGTTCTCGGCCGTTACGTGGCCGAGGGCCTTTTCTCGTTCGAGGAGGCCGTCCGGAAAAGCACCGGCGGTGCCGCCGAGCGGCTCGGCTGGAAAGACCGCGGTTGGGTCAGGCCCGGCTGCGCCGCCGACCTGGTCGTCGTGGACCGGGAGAAGCTGCGGGACCGGGCGACGTTCGAAAACCCGGCGGAACCGCCCGAAGGGATCGAGTACGTCTTCGTGAACGGAAAGCCCGTGCTGTTCGAGGGCCGCTACGACCCCGGAGCCCGGGCGGGGCAGGTGCTCCGGCACTGA
- the paaG gene encoding enoyl-CoA hydratase: MNDRKVLYESEGPVAVVTIDRPEVRNAVDAETAAALAEAFRRFDADPELSVAILTGAGGTFCAGADLKAIAEGRGNRVELSGDGPMGPTRLLLSKPVLAAVEGYAVAGGLELALWCDLRIAARDAVFGVYCRRWGVPLVDGGTVRLPRLVGHSHAMDLILTGRGVSGEEALRMGLVNRLVEPGSALAAAKELAFRLARFPQRCLRSDRLSAYLQWDLPLDRALAKETELGLEVVRSGETAAGAARFAGGSGRHGSFD, translated from the coding sequence GTGAACGACCGGAAAGTCCTTTACGAGAGCGAGGGGCCGGTGGCCGTGGTGACGATCGACCGCCCCGAGGTCCGAAACGCCGTGGACGCGGAAACGGCGGCCGCACTCGCCGAGGCCTTCCGCCGCTTCGATGCGGACCCCGAGCTTTCCGTCGCGATTTTGACCGGCGCCGGGGGAACGTTCTGCGCGGGCGCCGACCTGAAGGCGATCGCCGAAGGGCGGGGAAACCGCGTCGAGCTTTCGGGCGACGGTCCCATGGGTCCGACCCGCCTTTTGCTCTCGAAGCCGGTTCTCGCGGCGGTCGAGGGATATGCCGTCGCGGGCGGGCTCGAGCTGGCCCTCTGGTGCGACCTGCGGATCGCGGCACGCGACGCCGTCTTCGGCGTGTACTGCCGACGCTGGGGGGTGCCGCTCGTCGACGGGGGAACCGTCCGCCTCCCCCGCCTCGTCGGCCACAGCCACGCGATGGACCTCATCCTCACGGGAAGGGGCGTGAGCGGCGAGGAAGCGTTGCGGATGGGACTCGTGAACCGGCTGGTCGAGCCCGGTAGCGCGCTCGCCGCGGCGAAAGAACTCGCGTTCCGCCTCGCGCGCTTCCCTCAGCGCTGCCTTCGGAGCGACCGGCTTTCCGCGTACCTGCAGTGGGATCTCCCGCTCGATCGCGCTCTTGCGAAGGAAACGGAGCTCGGGCTCGAGGTCGTTCGGTCCGGGGAAACGGCCGCCGGGGCGGCTCGATTCGCCGGCGGGTCGGGTCGTCACGGATCGTTCGACTGA